Within Octopus bimaculoides isolate UCB-OBI-ISO-001 chromosome 20, ASM119413v2, whole genome shotgun sequence, the genomic segment CactagactactactactactactactactactactactactattattattattattgttgttattgttgttgttgttgttgttgttgttattattattattattattattattataaactgtTGCTTTCTGCTGTTGTTTCTTGTTCCTATTTACTTTACTTTCTTACTATCAAACTTACTGAAGTCAgccaaacgtgtgtgtgtgtatgtgtgtgtgtgtacaatatataataataacaataatagatatCCTTTTATCGTATTATATTATTTTCGGTTcatcatacgcacatacacacccacatacatattgatgatgatgatgatgatgacgaccacaacTGGCTGATTTGATCTTGTTTCAAAAGTGACAAAAACGCTCACAACAACCACCAAATCCACACCTGTCGCTCTTGCAGCCATCACTGAGCGATTTCGTTTCGCTCAGCTGTGAAAAGTATTTTGTGATTTTTAACACAATATATCTCGTATAAACGGGTTTTCgcggcatgtatatatatatatatatatatatatatatatatatatatatatatNNNNNNNNNNNNNNNNNNNNNNNNNNNNNNNNNNNNNNNNNNNNNNNNNNNNNNNNNNNNNNNNNNNNNNNNNNNNNNNNNNNNNNNNNNNNNNNNNNNNNNNNNNNNNNNNNNNNNNNNNNNNNNNNNNNNNNNNNNNNNNNNNNNNNNNNNNNNNNNNNNNNNNNNNNNNNNNNNNNNNNNNNNNNNNNNNNNNNNNNNNNNNNNNNNNNNNNNNNNNNNNNNNNNNNNNNNNNNNNNNNNNNNNNNNNNNNNNNNNNNNNNNNNNNNNNNNNNNNNNNNNNNNNNNNNNNNNNNNNNNNNNNNNNNNNNNNNNNNNNNNNNNNNNNNNNNNNNNNNNNNNNNNNNNNNNNNNNNNNNNNNNNNNNNNNNNNNNNNNNNNNNNNNNNNNNNNNNNNNNNNNNNNNNNNNNNNNNNNNNNNNNNNNNNNNNNNNNNNNNNNNNNNNNNNNNNNNNNNNNNNNNNNNNNNNNNNNNNNNNNNNNNNNNNNNNNNNNNNNNNNNNNNNNNNNNNNNNNNNNNNNNNNNNNNNNNNNNNNNNNNNNNNNNNNNNNNNNNNNNNNNNNNNNNNNNNNNNNNNNNNNNNNNNNNNNNNNNNNNNNNNNNNNNNNNNNNNNNNNNNatacatacatgcatagaaagaaaaagagaaataaccaTAAGTATATTTATCTCCTAGTCGTCGTCATCCTCTACCTTCagctctccccctcctcctcctcctcctcctccttcttcttcttcttcttcttcttcttcttcttctgcttcttcttcttcttcttctttttctttttcttcttcttcttcttcttcttcttcttcttcttcttcttcttcttcttattattattattattattattattattgttattgttattattattattattattattattatttcaggtgGTACAATCGACGTCGTTGCTCACAAAGTACGAAGAGATGGACGTATTCGAGAACTATTCCGTGCCACGGGTGGTGCCTGGGGAGGAACCGTCATTGACAGACAGTTTCTCAAGCTGATGGTTCAAATTTTTGGCGAGGCCTTCATGAAAGAATTCCAAAGCAATCATCCCAAGGATTACGTAGAGCTACTGCAGGACTTCGAAGTGAAGAAGCGAGGCGAAGGCGAAAGCATTCGCGTGTCGTTGCCCTATAACTTTTGCAATTTCAGATTCGATGGCAAAAGCGTTCAAGAAGTGATCAAAGCTTACGCCAGTGAATGCAATAACGAAGTGAAATTCTCCGGTGGCAAACTGGTGTTGTCCCCGAATAAAGTCAGCTCATTGTTTTACGATGCACTGGAACAAATTAATGACCATGTCCAGTCGTTATTGGACTCGTCTAAAATGAAAGATACCAAGTATATATTTCTAGTGGGCGGTTTTGCTGAATCCGTCCGGCTTCAGCGTTCCGTGAAAGAGAAGTTCGGTGAACGCGTCACGGTGCTTATACCGGAAGAAGCCAGTTTAGCCGTCGTGCGCGGCGCTGTGGCCTTTGGTCACGATCCGAGCACAATCTGTAAGAGAATTTGTCGATTTACATACGGAGTTGGATCATATCTTCCTTTCGAAGAAGGCTATCATCGGGAAGATTTGAAAGTTGTCTCCGAGGATTTGGTTCTTTGCAAGAATATCTTCCAGATCTGGGCCAGAGTCGGTGAGGTGATAGGTGCTAATGAAATCTGGCGGGAAACCTACACGCCGATTATCACCAACCAGAAAGGAATTATGTTCGAGTTTTTTAAGACTACAAAACGCAATGTAAAATATGTAGACGAAGAAAATGTTGAGAAATGTGGTTGTCTTGTGGTCGGAATGCCGGATCTGACCGGTGACAAAAACCGTGCAGTTGACCTGGAAGTGATCTTTGGAGGCACGGAAATTAAAGTTGTTGGATATGACCACACGAGTCACACGAGTCGAGAGACTCACATTGATTTTTTGTcggaaaaataaattgaaaaaaaaaaaacagacacaaaaaaagaaaaactcagaaataaaaaaaaatgggatggcgTGTGCGATGATGTgggtctgagagagagagagagagagagagagagagagagagagacaggcagagatcGAACGATGAATCGAACATTGAAATTATAAGAGGCCAATGAGCTGGGGGGAAATCAACGACGAAGCGCCTCACTAAATGTGTCGCTGTATTTAGTTTGATCTTTGCTNNNNNNNNNNNNNNNNNNNNNNNNNNNNNNNNNNNNNNNNNNNNNNNNNNNNNNNNNNNNNNNNNNNNNNNNNNNNNNNNNNNNNNNNNNNNNNNNNNNNNNNNNNNNNNNNNNNNNNNNNNNNNNNNNNNNNNNNNNNNNNNNNNNNNNNNNNNNNNNNNNNNNNNNNNNNNNNNNNNNNNNNNNNNNNNNNNNNNNNNNNNNNNNNNNNNNNNNNNNNNNNNNNNNNNNNNNNNNNNNNNNNNNNNNNNNNNNNNNNNNNNNNNNNNNNNNNNNNNNNNNNNNNNNNNNNNNNNNNNNNNNNNNNNNNNNNNNNNNNNNNNNNNNNNNNNNNNNNNNNNNNNNNNNNNNNNNNNNNNNNNNNNNNNNNNNNNNNNNNNNNNNNNNNNNNNNNNNNNNNNNNNNNNNNNNNNNNNNNNNNNNNNNNNNNNNNNNNNNNNNNNNNNNNNNNNNNNNNNNNNNNNNNNNNNNNNNNNNNNNNNNNNNNNNNNNNNNNNNNN encodes:
- the LOC106878461 gene encoding heat shock 70 kDa protein 12A; the protein is CRSRSYQGDLITSKNSDQLLIALEPEAASLHCRKWPASTLLGTSQPEGNKPTFEPGTKYLVIDAGGGTIDVVAHKVRRDGRIRELFRATGGAWGGTVIDRQFLKLMVQIFGEAFMKEFQSNHPKDYVELLQDFEVKKRGEGESIRVSLPYNFCNFRFDGKSVQEVIKAYASECNNEVKFSGGKLVLSPNKVSSLFYDALEQINDHVQSLLDSSKMKDTKYIFLVGGFAESVRLQRSVKEKFGERVTVLIPEEASLAVVRGAVAFGHDPSTICKRICRFTYGVGSYLPFEEGYHREDLKVVSEDLVLCKNIFQIWARVGEVIGANEIWRETYTPIITNQKGIMFEFFKTTKRNVKYVDEENVEKCGCLVVGMPDLTGDKNRAVDLEVIFGGTEIKVVGYDHTSHTSRETHIDFLSEK